The DNA region AACCGACAGGAATTACGAGCTGCAGGTCCGGCGGATGCAGAAAGAGGGAAGCAAAACAGGACAGCAGAAGAGGAACAGGGAAGCAGCTTATGCACATGGAAAGGGGACCACAGGAAGACTGTGTTAATTGGGTCACAAGTCCTGGTTCGGAAGGAACTCGAGCTCATCCAGCGGGAAAATGGTAATAAACTAATAAATCCAGATGAACCATCTAGACCAAAGCAGCCATTAAGAGATGGAAACTGGCAGGTTGGTACAGGCTGCCCGGCTCTGAGGATGCAAAGTGTGTCAAGAAAGGACAGAGCATGTTATTTGTCAATTTGGCACCTCTGTCATCCACCTTAAGGAGAGCCTGTCTGGTTAGGAGAACACAAACGTCTTTCATTGGCTCATGACTAAGACCTTATTCATTAAGTTGGGAGACGCTTGCCAGCAAACACATACGCAGCTTTCACAGTGGAAGTGGATGAGGGCGGGGGACCCAACGTGGCCAGGAGGACAACCAGCAGCTTAGAAGAACATGTCTTGGAAGATGTTCTGGCCCATTTCTATGTAAGCTTCCTTCTCCTGCGCAGTCATCTGCTCCACCAGCTCTGGCCGCTGGCTGACTTCACGGTAGGAGAACGGCCTCCCACCCACCAAGACCATGGGCTCCTCCTCCCCCACCTCCTCAAAGTCCTCGTCATCGTCCTCCTCGTCTTCCTCAGCCGGGCCTCGTGCGGCAGCGGGAGGTGCAGGCCGCGGGGGAGACTCTTCGTCTGATTCGCTGGTGTCGCTCTCCGAGTCGCTGGCGTTGGTCGGGGCCCGGGCGCCGCCCACCGGTGCCGCCCCTGACACAGCACGTTTCTCGTGGATCAGCAGGGCTCGCATCACCTCATTCTCGTCCAGCTGTGGCTCCCGACCCACAGTGCGGCCAGGCTGGAGCCCGGCCACGTCCTCGGCTTCTGGAATGATAGCAGAGCGAGAGAGTCAGCCACGGCGTTAGGCGGCACGCGAGCTGAGCGGGGAGGGGGAGGGTCTTACGGGTCTGCAGGACGTCAGGCTCGCTGTAGGCCCCCTGCACGGTGCTCTCTGTCAGCCACACGGGCCGTGCTTTGGCGTCGGCTGCCGGACGCTGCTGTTCCTCACGCTCGTCCATGCTGATCACCACGTTCTGCGTGTACAGGTCCGCGTAAGCAGAACCCTTGGAGGACCAGGCCTCCCGGTGAGGCCCACCGGGCCGGTTGGCCCCAGCCCCGCCGGCTGAAGCCTGAGCAGCCCGGCCGCGGCTGTAAAAAGACAAAGAAGATAGTAAAGATCGATGCTGAGTAAAATCAATGCATGGGAGAGGACAGTAGGGGGCGCCAAAGTCAGCAACGTGCCTCAGCTCAGGAATGTCACTGGGCTCCGGCTCCAGCAGTTCGTGGGACAAATTGACATCCTCGGTCTCCCGCAGCAGCGCATAGATGGGCTCGATCTGCTCATTGAAACGCGCCACCAGCGTGCGTGCGTCTTTCTTCGGCACGGCCGACTCATCCTCCTCCACCTCGGTCTGGCAGAAGGTGCAGCGGAACGTGCCTGGGGGGGTCAGGAGGAAAAATGGTCAACAGCTCGACTCGGGAAACCACAGAGGCCACAGGCCCGGAAGCCCTACCCGACCGACCACGGCACCCGACCCCAATCAAAGCCGCTCTGACAAAGACCTTAAAGCATGTTTTGATGTAAGAAGACTTCACCGAGAGACCCTTCAACTCATCACGATGAATCACAATGCATAAACAACCCTCCATTTCAGCCAATGCCAGACGCTAATTCTTTTCCGTGATGGAGCTTCAAAAgaacttttattttaaataaagccATCCATCTCCCCAGGAAAGAGCGACTCACGCTGCCCTTTGAACACCCAGAGGAAAGGATTAAGGAAATATAGGCTACAAACAAGGTAACGTCAAACCAGAGCACTCTGACTCCAGAGAGGCTTTTGAAAGTGACAGAGTAAGGACAGACCAAAGAAATGAAAACCCAGGTAAAATCAGCTGCCTAATAGGCCAATTAGAGCATCGCCGTGCCAATCAGAAACACACAGTAAACAATATAAATGCATCCATCTTAGTTAACATCTGATCCAACAGTGTAAGCACACATACATAAGCAAGGAACAATTTCACAATCAGCCAGAATGGTCTCCTTGAATTACCCGATACTCAGATTCATCTCATCTCCACTGCCCTCTCAAAAGATCCGCAAGAGATCTGAGCAGGATGTTTAGATATGAAACCTGTACACTTATTTAACAGAAGCTTTTACTCAAAGCAGGATTCATTGATTTGTGAAAGGAGGGTCAGTCGGTCCCAGGAGCAACTgcaagttaagggccttgcggATCTCAAGAGCccaatgatgacatcactctgccgaccctgggctttgaaccagcaaccttctgatcacgggcagcatcctaacccactgagccaaacaCC from Brienomyrus brachyistius isolate T26 chromosome 1, BBRACH_0.4, whole genome shotgun sequence includes:
- the gtf2e1 gene encoding general transcription factor IIE subunit 1 isoform X2 is translated as MTEPELLTEVPAALKRLAKQVVRGFYGVEHALALDILIRNPCVREEDMLELLKFDRKQLRSVLNTLKGDKFVKCRMRVETAADGKATRHNYYFINYRALVNVVKYKLDHMRRRIETDERDSTNRASFRCPCCFSTFTDLEANQLFDSMTGTFRCTFCQTEVEEDESAVPKKDARTLVARFNEQIEPIYALLRETEDVNLSHELLEPEPSDIPELSRGRAAQASAGGAGANRPGGPHREAWSSKGSAYADLYTQNVVISMDEREEQQRPAADAKARPVWLTESTVQGAYSEPDVLQTPEDVAGLQPGRTVGREPQLDENEVMRALLIHEKRAVSGAAPVGGARAPTNASDSESDTSESDEESPPRPAPPAAARGPAEEDEEDDDEDFEEVGEEEPMVLVGGRPFSYREVSQRPELVEQMTAQEKEAYIEMGQNIFQDMFF
- the gtf2e1 gene encoding general transcription factor IIE subunit 1 isoform X1, which gives rise to MTEPELLTEVPAALKRLAKQVVRGFYGVEHALALDILIRNPCVREEDMLELLKFDRKQLRSVLNTLKGDKFVKCRMRVETAADGKATRHNYYFINYRALVNVVKYKLDHMRRRIETDERDSTNRASFRCPCCFSTFTDLEANQLFDSMTGTFRCTFCQTEVEEDESAVPKKDARTLVARFNEQIEPIYALLRETEDVNLSHELLEPEPSDIPELSRGRAAQASAGGAGANRPGGPHREAWSSKGSAYADLYTQNVVISMDEREEQQRPAADAKARPVWLTESTVQGAYSEPDVLQTQAEDVAGLQPGRTVGREPQLDENEVMRALLIHEKRAVSGAAPVGGARAPTNASDSESDTSESDEESPPRPAPPAAARGPAEEDEEDDDEDFEEVGEEEPMVLVGGRPFSYREVSQRPELVEQMTAQEKEAYIEMGQNIFQDMFF